One Ammospiza caudacuta isolate bAmmCau1 chromosome 11, bAmmCau1.pri, whole genome shotgun sequence genomic window carries:
- the LAMP3 gene encoding lysosome-associated membrane glycoprotein 3 has product MAGAVGGATRAGGVAGGGETGVQMAGGGAAGVSWTAEQLKLVIVVLFEHPQDERREENLGSALQKGDSLFDAFSSCFAEVALGVELSPETTSFHQMATSAQPLSFYHSSPDQSTSTDPLQTTPTSHRTTEQTREQLQAAPAAGQPTAGAAPPSPAPADSPSTAGQAATTAAPSLTAAAKNATSAPVSSTRHGTGPRVTTATAAVATNTSLKHETASSQGTAATSTPSAGPSTRTRRQTTATGDPTATAGTNTTGTPARTQTAPTSPGSTVRPPPTPQPSAIPTGTYTVSDGNRTCVKAVMGLQLMARNTQQEQMEYVTVNPNMTKISGSCGMVQSELNLTFSGGFVNIIFVKQAPSYSVTKIESRIQLSSEGMLYYAALNEKLFTTKLGNSFKCASRQTFPLEMNFQILFVHMQLQAFDIVGDQFGKEEECFLDRNSKVAPIAVCLSILGLFIIVFATFLISRRKPQRGYERI; this is encoded by the exons ATGGCGGGAGCTGTGGGAGGGGCCACGAGGGCAGGGGGCGTGGCTGGGGGCGGGGAAACGGGTGTCCAGATggcggggggcggggcggcAGGGGTGAGCTGGACTGCGG agcagctcaagcTGGTGATTGTGGTGCTGTTTGAGCATCCCCAGGACGAGCGAAGAGAGGAGAACCTTGGCTCCGCCCTTCAGAAGGGTGATTCATTATTTGATG cattttcctcctgctttgctGAAGTGGCCCTGGGGGTTGAACTGTCTCCAGAAACCACATCCTTCCATCAAATGGCTACTTCTGCTCAGCCACTTTCCTTTTATCATTCCTCACCCGATCAAAGCACCAGCACAGACCCTCTTCAAACAACACCCACAAGCCACAGAACGACGGAGCAGAcaagggagcagctgcaggcagcaccagctgcaggccAGCCcacggcaggagcagcaccaccatccccagcccctgcagacaGCCCCAGCACGGCCGGCCAGGCTGCGACCACGGCGGCGCCCTCGCTTACAGCTGCAGCCAAGAACGCAACCTCTGCCCCTGTGTCCTCCACCAGGCACGGCACGGGACCACGGGTGACCACAGCAACTGCAGCAGTGGCCACCAACACATCCCTGAAGCACGAGACAGCAAGTAGCCAGGGGACAGCTGCCACCAGCACGCCGAGCGCCGGGCCCAGCACGCGGACACGGAGACAAACAACAGCCACGGGTGATCCAACAGCCACGGCCGGGACCAACACAACAGGCACCCCTGCAAGGACACAGACAGCTCCCACGTCCCCTGGCAGCACTGTGAGaccccctcccaccccacagccctctGCCATCCCCACAGGCACCTACACTGTTTCTGATGGGAACAGGACCTGTGTCAAAGCCGTCATGGGCTTGCAGCTGATGGCCCGAAATACACAACAG GAGCAGATGGAATATGTGACTGTCAACCCCAATATGACAAAGATATCTGGAAGCTGTGGGATGGTGCAGTCTGAGCTGAACTTAACTTTTAGTGGAGGATTTGTAAACATCATCTTTGTAAAG CAAGCTCCAAGTTACTCTGTCACTAAAATTGAGAGCAGAATACAGTTATCTTCTGAAG GTATGCTTTACTATGCAGCCCTAAATGAGAAGCTGTTCACAACAAAGCTGGGGAATTCCTTTAAGTGTGCCAGCAGGCAAACCTTCCCCTTGGAGATGAACTTCCAGATCCTCTTTGTTCATATGCAGCTGCAGGCCTTTGACATTGTGGGTGACCAGTTTGGAAAAG